A single genomic interval of Burkholderia sp. HI2500 harbors:
- a CDS encoding hemagglutinin repeat-containing protein: MNKETYRLVYSRLRGMVVAVAETATTTGKSADGETRALRVLRSASIVATATALGVMPAIAPAQIVPTPGAPTHVIQTPNGLPLVNIAAPSGAGVSINNYNQFDVQRNGALLNNSPTMVPTQQAGMINGNPNFGPGQSARIIVNQVNSTAASQIRGYVEVAGNRAEVVLANPAGIVVDGGGFINTSRATLTTGQPYYGADGSLAGYQVNRGLITVQGAGLNASNVDQVDLISRAVQANAAIYAKNLSVIAGSNQIDHHTLAATPIQGDGAALGVAIDVSQLGGMYAERILLVSNEHGVGVANAGTIAAQSGNLTLQSNGQLVLTGKTSAAGNLAVTAQDGIQNSGTTYGQQNVSVSTAGTLSNSGALAAQQALNVSAGSVASTGSLGAGVNADGAVSSNSDLTVTTAGQLTATGQNVAGGNVTLTGSGIDLSGSKTAANANVSLLAQAGDLNLTNATTSAQRAIEARAAGTLVNDHGTLSSQAGTTLEAGALSNRGGQVSAVGPLAINTSGQVANQDGTLVTDGALTLNARDIENVAGTMQSGGALSVSGTSLDNSAGRIVSLNGDGLSLSTTGQLTNAGGTTATGAQGGVIGGNGDVTVKAGAVINRGSLTAQQALKVTTALLDNRDGAIAADRLNVKATDLHNAHGSLTQYGNQDTTLDVSGTLDNASGTIQTNGTNLTLAPAMLNNASGTIIHAGTGALILMPGLGSGLLTNAGGSIVSRGSVGLSAGTFDNIGGMLAALGSVSASVGGELNNAGGSVAANCDVSLDAGTVTNTQGGQLGGANVQLRTDSLINDVGRISADGDVDITTTGAVSNAGGQIGATRNLSVNASSLYGGGAYSAANDLALYLQGDFTNTSDYQFNAGRNLAFTLPGTFNNVGGLMSVNDLSIDAGDIANSGAMAAGGLLRTQSNALINTGTLVGGSVSLAAASTIVNLGPTALIGASDSDGLLELLAQNIENRDDTTATDTPALTAIYGLGRVVLAGGKDAAGHYTKAAHILNQSGLIQSDGDMALHAGLVTNTRREMQTAWTSQVDAALLESLGISLSGRTGQVGVKDPDSIGGVYVEPPHGGEYNSTYQYTTYTGTPLANLISKITPEAQIVVGGNLNASSVDTFQNYWSRVTAAGDIAMPGTLDQDSWKGQLAPQIKVTYTGNYWYRNYDGTKFWSYSFCDTPGCNAPSDLREYALPGYESSFVANGTLSGTGVSIDNPAGNAGIPSIGLPPGVDVGTVGGGIDRVIASATAVDVLTNLTIPQGGLFHPNPVRNANYLIETNPAFTNTRSFMSSDYYLQQLGLNPDRTEKRLGDGFYEQWLVRNQLTSLTGKTVLGPYTDIESMYRALLSSGADLAKSLNLPLGIGLSAEQVAQLTSDVVLLETRVVDGQSVLVPVVYLAKASQQDMNGPLIAGGDIDLKEVQSFSNSGTIGAADSLSIGGQSLHNRFGALQSGGQMTLATTGTVDLTSASVKAGSLALVAGGDLILDTATQTRSQTNADGATRVSTTLGPQASIDVAGDAAVVTGGNFQQNAGNLSIGGDLGMQVGGDWTLGAQQVGEHKVAERANGVSDTDINRSVGSSVKVGGVSGIAVGNDLTAHGAQIELGGGGAVVAGGTVALGAASATSTVNSNSSGGGGGRSYAETLHTSDQALTGTTLTGGDSVAIAAGKDLNVIGSAISLDRGNATLAAAGDVNIGAATETHDLNSHETHSRSGVVSGTKVASGIDQTMTLNQGSLVSADGVTIASGKDLNIQGSTVVGTNDVALSAARNVTVTTTQDTLDSSSYYQKKETGLMSGGGLSVSVGSSSLKTTSQTSEVSNNGSTIGSLNGNLSITAGNDLHVTGSDLIAAQDISGTGANVTIDAAQDTGHRRETQEVSKSGLTLALKAPVIDAVSNVVDQSRAASKNQDGRAAALHGMAAASGAIDAVGAGAAALAGGATPEFKVEVSVGSSHSKSAFTEDSVTNRGSSVNAGGTVAFAATGNGQPGSGNVTIAGSDVNATDVILAAKNQVNIVNTTDTDSTRSTNESKSASVGVSVGTGGFGVSAAMSKANGDGNSVLATQNNSHVNAANTVTILSGGDTNIIGSNVSGNQVNADVGGNLNIASVQDTLSSAAHQSSSGGGFSVSQGGASANFSQSKGNATGSYAGVNEQAGIQAGDGGFNINVMGNTDLKGGLIASDADASKNALTTGSLSFSDIQNQLSHDAKSSGFSAGATTGDGGMNYSTHGSGSGKNAGGASPMLGQHESGSDSATTQSGVSAGTVTITDSANQTQDLASLNRDTTDTNGTVAKLPDMQNLLDKQADMMAAASAAGEAVSRRIGDYADKMMEEAKANGDRAGVDAWKEGGANRALMQGAGAALVTGLAGGNAVGGAAGAAISSIAAGKLNDLSSAIASSDPTGTANLNQALGNIVANVIATGAGGAVGGESGAFSGYNVDRFNRQLHPDERTLAKQLAEKSGGKYTTEQIEDQMRIMNGSIVGDRELGTPDTLVGQMPTDSGARWQYAGTTDDGKPTLTQISVQPNSDLQSYILANSGSAQNGVPNIVYDQTGKSSSGSNLSGPFTKFDPSDVNYVKSTTGDLASATSATAGWISSTTGALAAAPSPYSPAFAWIASAATAAGIGADAVSQVLNPNIGGYLVSNSVNIVGNGVLAGKFPGGAPAFNAMVSEFNNTPAAIFLQDFTNSSWKYFTEGKKK, from the coding sequence ATGAACAAAGAGACCTACCGTCTGGTGTATTCCAGGCTCCGGGGGATGGTGGTGGCGGTTGCAGAAACCGCGACTACCACGGGGAAATCAGCCGATGGTGAGACTCGTGCTCTTCGCGTGTTGCGCAGCGCGTCGATTGTGGCCACCGCCACCGCGCTGGGCGTCATGCCTGCAATCGCACCGGCGCAAATCGTGCCGACACCGGGCGCGCCGACACACGTCATCCAGACGCCGAACGGCTTGCCGCTAGTCAACATCGCCGCACCAAGCGGCGCGGGTGTATCGATCAACAACTACAATCAATTCGACGTCCAACGCAACGGCGCGCTGCTGAACAACTCGCCGACGATGGTCCCGACGCAGCAGGCGGGGATGATTAACGGCAACCCGAACTTCGGGCCCGGACAGTCGGCACGCATCATCGTCAATCAGGTCAACAGCACGGCTGCAAGCCAGATTCGCGGCTACGTGGAGGTCGCAGGCAATCGCGCGGAAGTCGTGCTCGCGAACCCCGCCGGCATCGTGGTGGACGGCGGCGGCTTCATCAACACCAGCCGCGCCACATTGACGACTGGCCAACCGTACTACGGCGCTGACGGCTCGCTTGCGGGCTATCAGGTCAACCGTGGACTGATCACGGTCCAGGGCGCGGGCCTGAACGCGTCGAACGTCGACCAGGTGGATCTTATCTCCCGAGCCGTACAGGCCAATGCAGCGATCTATGCAAAGAACCTGAGCGTGATCGCCGGTTCGAATCAGATCGACCACCATACACTCGCGGCCACGCCGATTCAAGGCGACGGCGCCGCGCTGGGCGTGGCAATTGACGTCAGTCAACTGGGTGGCATGTATGCCGAGCGCATCCTGCTGGTTTCGAATGAGCACGGTGTTGGGGTTGCCAATGCCGGAACAATCGCCGCGCAGTCGGGCAACCTGACGCTGCAGTCGAATGGCCAGCTCGTGCTGACCGGCAAGACGAGCGCCGCCGGCAATCTCGCGGTCACGGCGCAAGACGGCATCCAGAACAGCGGCACAACGTACGGGCAGCAGAACGTCTCGGTGTCGACGGCCGGTACGCTGTCGAATAGCGGCGCATTGGCGGCGCAGCAGGCGCTGAACGTTTCGGCCGGCAGCGTTGCGTCGACCGGCTCGCTTGGCGCCGGTGTCAATGCGGATGGCGCGGTCAGCAGCAATAGTGACCTGACCGTCACCACTGCCGGCCAGTTGACGGCGACCGGCCAGAACGTCGCGGGCGGCAACGTCACGTTGACGGGCAGCGGTATCGATCTGTCGGGCTCGAAGACGGCTGCGAACGCAAACGTTTCGCTGCTCGCGCAGGCGGGCGACCTCAACCTGACGAATGCGACGACCAGCGCGCAACGCGCGATCGAAGCGCGTGCCGCGGGCACGCTCGTCAACGACCACGGCACGCTGTCGAGCCAGGCCGGCACGACGCTCGAAGCAGGCGCCCTGTCGAACCGGGGCGGACAGGTCTCCGCAGTCGGCCCGCTCGCAATCAATACGTCAGGACAGGTCGCGAACCAGGACGGGACGCTCGTGACCGACGGCGCCCTGACACTGAATGCACGTGATATCGAGAACGTCGCCGGCACGATGCAGAGCGGCGGCGCCTTGTCGGTGTCGGGTACATCGCTCGACAACTCGGCGGGTCGGATCGTGTCACTCAATGGCGACGGCCTGTCGTTGTCCACGACCGGCCAACTGACGAATGCCGGGGGTACGACGGCGACCGGTGCGCAAGGCGGCGTGATCGGCGGCAACGGCGACGTGACCGTGAAGGCCGGCGCTGTCATCAACCGCGGCAGCCTGACGGCACAGCAGGCGCTGAAAGTCACGACGGCCCTGCTCGATAACCGCGACGGCGCAATCGCCGCGGACCGGCTGAACGTAAAGGCCACGGACCTGCACAATGCGCACGGTTCGCTCACACAGTACGGCAATCAGGACACGACGCTCGACGTCAGCGGCACGCTCGACAACGCGAGCGGCACGATCCAGACCAACGGCACGAACCTGACGCTCGCGCCGGCGATGCTGAACAACGCAAGTGGCACGATCATTCACGCTGGTACGGGCGCGTTGATCCTGATGCCCGGCCTCGGGTCGGGGCTGCTGACGAACGCCGGCGGCTCAATCGTGAGCCGCGGGTCGGTCGGGTTGTCGGCGGGCACCTTCGACAACATCGGTGGCATGCTGGCTGCGCTCGGTTCGGTCTCGGCGAGCGTTGGCGGTGAACTGAACAATGCGGGCGGCTCGGTCGCGGCCAACTGTGACGTGTCGCTCGACGCTGGCACTGTGACCAACACCCAAGGCGGGCAACTCGGCGGCGCGAACGTGCAGCTTCGCACGGACAGCTTGATCAATGACGTCGGTCGAATCAGCGCCGATGGCGACGTCGATATCACGACGACCGGAGCGGTATCCAATGCGGGCGGCCAAATCGGCGCGACGCGAAATCTTTCCGTCAACGCGAGCTCGCTCTACGGCGGTGGTGCGTACAGCGCGGCGAACGACCTGGCGCTGTACCTGCAAGGAGATTTTACGAACACGTCGGACTACCAGTTCAACGCCGGTCGCAATCTGGCGTTTACGCTGCCGGGTACGTTCAACAACGTCGGCGGCCTGATGAGCGTGAACGACCTGAGCATCGACGCCGGCGACATCGCCAACAGCGGCGCGATGGCGGCCGGCGGCCTGCTGCGCACGCAGTCGAACGCGCTGATCAACACCGGCACACTGGTGGGCGGCAGCGTATCGCTGGCCGCAGCGTCGACGATCGTGAACCTCGGCCCGACCGCGCTGATCGGTGCGTCGGACAGCGACGGACTGCTCGAGCTGCTCGCGCAGAACATCGAGAACCGCGACGATACGACCGCGACCGATACTCCGGCGCTGACCGCGATCTACGGCCTGGGTCGCGTGGTGCTGGCGGGCGGCAAGGATGCGGCCGGCCACTACACGAAGGCTGCGCATATCCTGAACCAGTCGGGATTGATCCAATCGGACGGCGACATGGCACTGCATGCCGGTCTCGTGACGAACACGCGTCGCGAGATGCAGACGGCGTGGACCTCGCAGGTTGATGCTGCGCTGCTCGAGAGTCTTGGCATCAGCCTTTCCGGCCGCACTGGTCAAGTCGGCGTGAAGGATCCCGACAGCATCGGCGGTGTCTACGTCGAGCCGCCGCACGGTGGCGAGTACAACAGCACGTACCAGTACACGACCTATACGGGCACGCCGCTGGCGAACCTGATCTCGAAGATCACCCCGGAAGCGCAGATTGTGGTGGGCGGCAACCTGAATGCTTCGTCAGTCGACACGTTCCAGAACTACTGGAGCCGGGTGACGGCAGCCGGTGACATCGCGATGCCCGGCACGCTCGATCAGGACAGCTGGAAGGGGCAGCTTGCGCCCCAGATCAAGGTGACCTACACCGGCAATTACTGGTACCGCAACTACGACGGCACCAAGTTCTGGAGCTATTCGTTCTGCGATACGCCGGGCTGCAACGCGCCGTCGGACCTGCGCGAGTACGCGCTGCCGGGCTACGAATCGAGCTTCGTCGCAAACGGTACGCTCTCCGGCACGGGCGTGAGCATCGACAACCCGGCCGGCAATGCGGGGATTCCATCGATCGGGCTGCCGCCGGGCGTTGACGTGGGCACCGTCGGTGGCGGCATCGACCGGGTAATCGCTAGTGCGACGGCAGTCGACGTGCTGACGAACCTGACGATTCCGCAGGGCGGCCTGTTCCACCCGAACCCGGTGCGGAACGCGAACTACCTGATCGAAACGAATCCGGCATTCACGAACACGCGCTCGTTCATGTCGAGCGACTACTACCTGCAGCAGCTCGGGCTGAACCCGGACCGGACGGAGAAGCGTCTGGGCGACGGATTTTATGAGCAATGGCTGGTGCGCAATCAGCTCACCTCCCTGACCGGCAAGACGGTGCTGGGGCCGTACACGGACATCGAATCGATGTACCGGGCGCTGTTGTCGTCCGGTGCCGATCTGGCGAAGTCGCTCAATCTGCCGCTCGGGATCGGTCTGTCGGCCGAACAGGTCGCACAGCTCACGAGCGACGTGGTGCTGCTGGAGACGCGCGTCGTCGACGGCCAGTCCGTGCTGGTGCCCGTGGTGTATCTGGCCAAGGCAAGCCAGCAAGACATGAACGGCCCGCTGATCGCCGGCGGCGATATCGATCTGAAGGAGGTGCAGTCGTTCTCGAACAGCGGCACGATCGGCGCAGCGGACAGCCTGTCGATCGGTGGCCAGAGCCTCCACAACCGCTTCGGCGCGCTGCAAAGCGGCGGCCAGATGACGCTGGCGACGACCGGCACGGTCGACCTGACCTCGGCGAGCGTGAAGGCCGGCAGCCTGGCCCTGGTGGCCGGCGGCGACCTGATCCTCGATACCGCGACGCAGACGCGAAGCCAGACAAACGCCGACGGCGCGACGCGTGTCTCGACGACGCTCGGGCCGCAAGCGAGCATCGACGTCGCCGGCGACGCGGCGGTCGTGACCGGCGGCAACTTCCAGCAGAACGCCGGCAATCTGAGCATCGGCGGCGATCTCGGGATGCAGGTCGGTGGCGACTGGACGCTCGGCGCGCAGCAGGTCGGCGAGCATAAGGTGGCCGAGCGCGCAAACGGCGTATCGGACACGGACATCAACCGAAGCGTCGGCAGTTCGGTCAAGGTCGGCGGTGTCTCCGGCATCGCGGTCGGCAACGACCTGACGGCGCACGGTGCACAGATTGAACTGGGTGGCGGTGGCGCCGTCGTGGCTGGCGGCACCGTGGCGCTGGGTGCCGCGAGCGCGACGTCGACCGTGAACAGTAACAGCTCGGGCGGCGGCGGTGGCCGCAGCTATGCGGAGACGCTGCATACGTCGGATCAGGCCTTGACCGGCACGACGCTGACCGGTGGCGACAGCGTGGCGATCGCGGCCGGCAAGGACCTGAACGTGATCGGTAGCGCGATCAGCCTGGACCGGGGCAATGCGACGCTGGCGGCGGCTGGCGACGTGAACATCGGTGCCGCGACCGAGACGCACGACCTGAACTCGCACGAAACGCACAGTCGCAGCGGTGTGGTGAGCGGCACGAAGGTCGCAAGTGGGATCGACCAGACAATGACGCTGAACCAGGGCAGCCTGGTGTCGGCGGATGGTGTGACGATCGCGAGTGGCAAGGATCTGAATATCCAGGGCAGCACGGTCGTCGGCACGAACGACGTCGCACTGAGCGCGGCGCGCAATGTGACGGTGACGACGACGCAGGATACCCTGGATTCATCGAGCTACTACCAGAAGAAGGAAACGGGACTGATGTCAGGCGGCGGCCTGTCGGTATCGGTGGGTAGCAGTTCGCTGAAGACGACCAGCCAGACGAGCGAGGTGTCGAACAACGGCAGCACGATCGGTTCGTTGAACGGCAATCTGAGCATCACCGCCGGGAATGATCTGCACGTGACGGGCAGCGACCTGATTGCCGCGCAAGACATCAGCGGCACGGGCGCGAACGTGACGATCGATGCGGCGCAGGACACCGGTCATCGTCGCGAGACGCAGGAAGTGTCGAAGAGCGGGCTGACGCTGGCGCTGAAGGCGCCGGTGATCGACGCGGTGTCGAACGTGGTGGACCAGTCGCGCGCGGCCAGCAAGAATCAGGATGGTCGAGCAGCAGCGCTGCACGGGATGGCGGCCGCCAGCGGCGCGATCGATGCAGTCGGCGCAGGCGCGGCCGCGTTGGCCGGAGGTGCGACGCCCGAATTCAAGGTCGAGGTCAGCGTCGGCAGCAGCCATAGCAAGAGCGCGTTCACCGAGGACAGCGTGACGAATCGTGGCTCGAGCGTGAATGCCGGCGGAACGGTGGCGTTTGCGGCGACGGGCAATGGGCAACCGGGTAGCGGCAACGTGACGATCGCCGGTTCCGACGTGAACGCGACCGACGTGATTCTGGCGGCCAAGAATCAGGTCAACATCGTCAATACAACGGATACCGATTCCACGCGCAGCACGAACGAGTCGAAGAGCGCGAGCGTGGGCGTATCGGTGGGCACCGGCGGCTTTGGCGTGTCGGCGGCGATGTCGAAGGCCAACGGCGACGGCAACAGCGTTCTGGCCACGCAGAACAACAGTCACGTGAACGCGGCGAATACGGTCACGATCCTCTCGGGCGGCGATACGAACATCATCGGCTCGAACGTGAGCGGCAATCAGGTGAATGCCGATGTGGGCGGCAACCTGAACATCGCGAGCGTGCAGGACACGCTGTCGAGTGCGGCACATCAGTCGAGCTCGGGCGGTGGCTTCAGCGTCAGCCAGGGCGGCGCCAGCGCGAACTTCAGTCAGAGCAAGGGCAACGCGACGGGCAGCTACGCGGGCGTGAATGAACAGGCCGGGATTCAGGCGGGCGATGGCGGTTTCAATATCAACGTCATGGGCAATACTGACCTGAAAGGTGGGTTGATCGCAAGCGATGCGGACGCGTCGAAGAATGCGCTGACGACCGGTTCCCTCTCCTTCTCGGATATCCAGAACCAGTTGAGCCACGATGCGAAGTCGAGCGGCTTCAGCGCCGGCGCGACGACGGGTGACGGCGGGATGAACTACAGCACGCATGGCAGCGGATCAGGCAAGAATGCGGGCGGTGCGTCGCCGATGCTCGGCCAGCACGAGAGCGGCAGCGACAGCGCGACGACGCAGAGCGGCGTGAGTGCGGGCACCGTCACGATCACGGATTCGGCGAACCAGACGCAGGATCTGGCGAGCCTGAATCGCGACACGACCGATACGAACGGCACGGTGGCCAAACTGCCCGACATGCAGAACCTGCTGGACAAGCAGGCGGACATGATGGCGGCGGCCAGCGCAGCGGGCGAAGCGGTGTCGCGCCGGATCGGCGACTACGCGGACAAGATGATGGAGGAAGCGAAAGCCAACGGTGATCGGGCTGGCGTCGACGCGTGGAAGGAAGGTGGTGCGAACCGCGCGCTGATGCAGGGTGCCGGCGCGGCACTGGTGACGGGGCTAGCCGGCGGAAACGCTGTGGGTGGTGCCGCTGGCGCGGCGATATCGTCGATCGCCGCAGGCAAGCTGAACGACCTGAGCAGCGCGATCGCGAGCAGCGATCCGACCGGCACCGCCAACCTGAATCAGGCGCTGGGAAACATCGTGGCGAACGTGATCGCGACGGGCGCTGGCGGGGCCGTGGGCGGTGAATCCGGTGCGTTCTCCGGGTATAACGTCGACCGGTTCAATCGGCAGTTGCATCCGGATGAAAGGACGCTCGCGAAGCAACTGGCCGAGAAGAGTGGTGGCAAGTACACGACGGAGCAGATCGAAGATCAGATGCGAATCATGAACGGCTCAATTGTCGGAGACCGTGAATTGGGTACGCCCGATACGTTGGTCGGACAAATGCCGACTGATTCCGGGGCGCGGTGGCAATACGCTGGTACGACGGATGACGGTAAGCCGACACTGACGCAGATCTCAGTGCAGCCGAATTCGGATTTGCAAAGCTATATTCTGGCGAATTCTGGATCGGCACAGAACGGCGTGCCAAACATCGTTTATGACCAGACTGGCAAAAGCAGCTCTGGCTCCAATCTGAGCGGGCCGTTCACGAAGTTCGACCCGTCTGATGTGAATTACGTCAAATCTACCACTGGGGACCTGGCCTCTGCTACGTCAGCGACGGCTGGATGGATTTCATCGACAACTGGTGCCTTGGCTGCTGCTCCTTCGCCATATTCGCCTGCATTTGCCTGGATCGCCTCCGCTGCAACCGCAGCCGGCATTGGGGCTGATGCTGTCTCGCAAGTACTCAATCCAAATATTGGTGGTTACCTTGTAAGCAACTCTGTCAACATTGTTGGGAATGGAGTTTTGGCGGGCAAATTCCCTGGTGGGGCACCAGCTTTTAATGCGATGGTTAGCGAATTCAACAACACGCCGGCAGCAATATTTCTGCAGGATTTCACAAATTCGTCGTGGAAGTATTTCACTGAAGGAAAAAAGAAATGA
- a CDS encoding ShlB/FhaC/HecB family hemolysin secretion/activation protein yields the protein MVSLAVSAQQHTPTSADAAAAARANAEQQQQLQQQRDAQRREAVIDAPTVRSDVSRVEIHPALPEETPCFPIDRFTLDVPEALPDGLKAQGASALPQDRFAFARDWLAHYAGACIGKQGVDTLVKGLSRVILSRGYVTTRVLLSEQDLSSGTLTLALIPGVIRHVRFTDEKLRGTWKTAFPTRAGELLSLRDLEQGLEQMKRVSNQDVSMQIVPADVPGESDVVLDVKRGRPWTVVASIDNSGTRATGKLQGNLSLGIDNPLGLNDVFNIGVSQDLELGDKGLGSHGWNGFYSIPWGYWTATLSAYTNTYYQQIAGVNQTFVASGNSKTVDLKLHRVLARSQNDVLGAQIRLSRRFGQSFIEDTEIPQQRRNNTFVELGLTDRHYFGGAQFDGTLAYRQGVGAFGAQDDILAFGGGPTYRYRMAVLDGNLSVPFAIARQPLRYVTTVHGQYTGNTLYYIDDLTIGGRYTVRGFDGETMLAAARGFYWRNELQAPIAQTGHAAYAGLDYGRVWGPQPVALVGTQLAGAAIGIKGSVGTRFGAYAYDLFAGTPVYKPSGVDTARVTVGFQLTSQF from the coding sequence CTGGTCTCGCTCGCGGTCAGCGCGCAGCAGCATACGCCGACGTCGGCCGATGCCGCAGCCGCTGCACGCGCGAATGCCGAACAACAGCAGCAGTTGCAACAGCAACGCGACGCGCAGCGGCGCGAAGCAGTGATCGACGCGCCGACGGTACGTTCGGACGTCTCGCGTGTCGAGATCCATCCCGCCCTGCCGGAAGAAACGCCGTGCTTCCCGATCGACCGATTCACGCTGGATGTACCCGAGGCGCTACCGGACGGGTTGAAGGCCCAAGGCGCATCGGCACTGCCGCAGGACCGCTTTGCGTTCGCGCGCGACTGGCTCGCCCACTACGCCGGCGCCTGCATCGGCAAGCAAGGCGTCGATACGCTCGTCAAGGGCCTGTCGCGGGTCATTCTGTCGCGCGGCTACGTCACGACGCGTGTGCTGCTGTCGGAACAGGACCTGTCGTCCGGCACGCTGACGCTCGCACTGATCCCCGGCGTGATCCGCCACGTGCGTTTCACCGACGAAAAACTGCGCGGCACCTGGAAAACCGCCTTCCCGACCCGCGCCGGAGAACTGCTGAGCCTGCGCGACCTCGAGCAGGGGCTCGAGCAGATGAAGCGCGTATCGAACCAGGACGTGTCGATGCAGATCGTTCCGGCCGACGTGCCGGGCGAAAGCGATGTCGTGCTCGACGTAAAGCGCGGCAGGCCGTGGACGGTGGTCGCGTCGATCGACAACTCCGGCACGCGCGCGACCGGCAAGCTGCAGGGCAACCTGTCACTCGGCATCGACAACCCCCTGGGCCTGAACGACGTTTTCAACATCGGCGTGAGCCAGGATCTCGAACTCGGCGACAAGGGACTCGGCTCGCACGGCTGGAACGGCTTCTATTCGATCCCGTGGGGCTACTGGACTGCGACGCTGTCCGCATACACGAACACCTACTACCAGCAGATCGCCGGTGTAAACCAGACCTTCGTCGCAAGCGGTAATTCGAAGACGGTCGACCTGAAACTGCACCGTGTGCTCGCACGCAGCCAGAACGACGTGCTCGGTGCGCAGATTCGCCTGTCGCGCCGTTTCGGCCAGAGCTTCATCGAAGACACGGAGATTCCGCAGCAGCGCCGCAACAACACGTTCGTCGAGCTGGGCCTGACCGATCGCCACTACTTCGGCGGCGCCCAGTTCGACGGCACGCTGGCCTACCGGCAGGGCGTCGGCGCATTCGGCGCGCAGGACGACATCCTCGCTTTCGGCGGCGGTCCGACCTATCGCTATCGGATGGCCGTGCTGGACGGCAACCTGTCCGTGCCGTTCGCGATCGCGCGGCAGCCGCTGCGCTACGTGACGACGGTCCACGGCCAGTACACGGGCAACACGCTGTACTACATCGACGATCTGACGATCGGCGGCCGCTACACGGTACGCGGCTTCGACGGCGAGACGATGCTCGCCGCGGCACGCGGCTTCTACTGGCGCAACGAACTGCAGGCGCCGATCGCCCAAACTGGGCACGCTGCCTATGCGGGTCTCGACTACGGACGCGTGTGGGGTCCGCAACCGGTCGCGCTGGTCGGCACGCAATTGGCAGGCGCTGCGATCGGGATCAAGGGCAGCGTCGGCACGCGGTTCGGTGCGTACGCCTACGACCTGTTCGCCGGCACGCCGGTCTATAAGCCGTCGGGGGTCGACACGGCACGCGTGACGGTCGGCTTCCAGTTGACCTCGCAGTTTTGA
- a CDS encoding helix-turn-helix transcriptional regulator produces MQLYEIGQAVAKRRAELDLTQAQLAKFAGLSRLTVNQLESGKVKDLGVNKLITLLSVLGIELLALPRQPQNGLYKAVVSSNVSYKGELTERLLADALATGRIPTGYESQFSVILDEVPLPVVVKAAEEAAERSGTPLRNIWKSLAAWSKDLHLSREVWG; encoded by the coding sequence ATGCAACTCTATGAAATTGGTCAGGCTGTCGCAAAACGGCGGGCAGAACTCGACCTCACACAGGCCCAACTTGCGAAATTCGCCGGCTTGTCTCGCCTAACCGTGAACCAGCTCGAATCGGGCAAAGTCAAGGATCTCGGCGTCAACAAGCTGATTACGCTGCTCAGCGTGCTCGGCATCGAACTCCTTGCGCTACCGCGGCAGCCGCAAAACGGTCTCTACAAGGCCGTTGTGAGTTCAAACGTCAGTTACAAGGGTGAATTGACCGAACGGCTGCTGGCCGACGCATTGGCTACCGGACGGATTCCGACGGGATATGAATCGCAGTTTTCCGTCATCCTCGACGAAGTGCCGCTGCCGGTGGTGGTGAAAGCCGCCGAGGAAGCCGCCGAGCGCTCAGGCACGCCGCTGCGGAACATCTGGAAGAGTCTCGCCGCGTGGTCGAAGGATCTGCATCTTTCTCGGGAAGTGTGGGGGTAA
- a CDS encoding ABC transporter substrate-binding protein has translation MNRTAKLLVTALAFAPLASFAQDTSTIRWGIDPTYPPFEAKQPDGSLAGFDIDLRNAICEQLHAKCVWVEQGFDGMIPALRARKFDVIMSAMTATDERLKQIDFSNKLYASPGALVAPVGSTLLPTAASLAGKRVGIDQGTTQEAYAKAEWATKGVTIVSYQNQDQVYQDLVNGRLDATFQDKTRAGYSFLKTPRGKGYAFAGPDVTDVRITGYGVAMGVRKGDEAMKKRLNDAIVAIRANGTYQKIAAKYFDFDIYGAKQQLTSAP, from the coding sequence ATGAACCGCACTGCAAAGCTTCTCGTTACCGCACTCGCGTTCGCACCGCTCGCGTCGTTCGCCCAGGACACGTCGACGATCCGCTGGGGCATCGACCCCACGTATCCGCCGTTCGAGGCGAAGCAGCCCGACGGCTCGCTCGCCGGCTTCGACATCGACCTGCGCAATGCGATCTGCGAGCAACTGCATGCGAAGTGCGTGTGGGTCGAGCAGGGTTTCGACGGGATGATTCCGGCGCTGCGCGCGCGCAAGTTCGACGTGATCATGTCCGCGATGACGGCCACCGACGAGCGGCTCAAGCAGATCGACTTCTCGAACAAGCTGTACGCGTCGCCGGGTGCGCTCGTCGCGCCGGTCGGCTCGACGCTGCTGCCGACCGCCGCGTCGCTCGCGGGCAAGCGCGTCGGGATCGACCAGGGCACGACGCAGGAGGCGTACGCGAAGGCCGAATGGGCGACCAAGGGCGTGACGATCGTCTCGTACCAGAACCAGGACCAGGTGTACCAGGATCTCGTCAACGGCCGCCTCGACGCGACTTTCCAGGACAAGACGCGGGCCGGCTACTCGTTCCTGAAAACGCCGCGCGGCAAGGGCTATGCGTTCGCGGGCCCCGACGTGACCGACGTGCGGATCACCGGCTACGGCGTCGCGATGGGCGTGCGCAAGGGCGATGAAGCGATGAAGAAGCGGCTGAACGACGCGATCGTCGCGATCCGCGCGAACGGCACGTACCAGAAGATCGCCGCGAAATATTTCGACTTCGACATCTACGGCGCGAAGCAGCAACTGACTTCCGCACCGTGA